The genomic DNA CGCTTTGTTCTGGAACTCCGCTGCCTCCGCGAGATGCCCCCGGTTCTTGCAGACGAGGGCGAGGTTGTTCCAGCACTTTGCCATCCCCTGTCGGTCGCCGAGCGCGCGAAACACGGCGAGGCTCGCCTCGAACGCCTCGCGCGCCTCCTGTGTCTCGCCTGTGCGAAGGCCAACCATACCGAGCGAACGAAAAGCCTCGGCCAGCTCCGGCGACATCGTCTTCGCGCGGAGAATCGCGAGCGCCTCGCGGGCGTCCTCGGCGGCTCGGTCGTACACGCCCATGCGAAGGTAGACATGGGAGCGTTCGCTGAGGATCCGGGCCTTCTGGACGGGCGATTTCTCCTCGTCGCTTCCCTGGAGCGCGAGGTTCAACATCTCAAGCGCCCGGTCGAACTCGCCGGTTCCGAGAAAGCAAGTCGCCATCTTGAGGGCGGTCTGGGCGACGAGATCGCCCGAGCTCCCGCGCACCGCGATCTGGAGGATCTGGGAGTAGTACTCGAGGGCGGTAGGGAGCTCTCCGGCTGTCTGGCAGAAGTCGGCGAGCTCCTCCAGGAGGTTCATGTGATCCTGGGGAGTCCCTTTGGAGGCGCCCGAGCCGGCATCCCGGCCCTGCAACGCCCTAAGGATGTTCCGGTTCCAGTCTTCCACCATCGCTTCTCAGGGACCGTCTTCCGGCGGTCCCTCCCCCGCTTCTCTTCGCGCCGCGGTGCGGCTAGAAGAGAAGGAACAGCGTCTCAACGATCCGGCCGACGAGGAGCCTCCAATCCGAGACTTCCATCGGCACCGCGACCGGACCGTCACCACCCGTGAAAGGCGAAGTTCGTCTTTCGGGGATGTCCCCATCCCCCGAGTGGGAGAACACCGTGGCGGGGATGAAAAGCACAAGGAGAAGTACGAGAACCCCGATGCGTACTCGCCGTTTCATCGATCTCTCTCTCCCGGGCGTCTCACCTCTACTCCCACTCTAAACCGTTTCGGGCGTCCTGTCAATCCGCTGGGGGAGAATCGATTAGGGGGACCCGCCCGAAGGATGCCCCCGTAGGCCGCGAGACGCGGCCGCAGCTGGAAACGTGTGCATCATCCGGGCGAGACCGCCGCGCGCGCGAGGAGGATGAGACGCGGCGATTTCTCCCCGAATGCTCCCCCCTTGTAGTCCCCGAAGCGCTCCGTAACCGCGAACCCCGCGCGCATCATCATCGCGTCGATTGCCCCGGGATCGTAGAGACGGAGCCTCTCCGTCCAGCTCTCTCGAACCGCGCCCCGCTCGTCCAGAAGCGCGATCTCCTTGCTGAGGACGCGCGCGGCGGGATCGTACGCGCGGGTCTCCCGGAACCTCTCTCCCGCCGCCGTGCGCTCTCCCCGGGGGATCAGACGGGAGAGGACGTTCTCCGCGTTCAAGTAATCGAAGAGGAACCAGCCGCCCGGGCGAAGGACGCGAGCGATCTCCCCGAGCGCCCGCTCGTCGTCCTCCGGACATTCGAAATAGCCGAAGGAGGTGAACATGTTGAGGATCCCGTCGAACGCGGACGCGAGGAAGGGGAGCCGCCGCATGTCGGCGCGCGCCACCGGTCCGAAGCGGCGGGCATCGGCGAGGAGAGCCTCCGAGAGGTCCGCGCCCCAGGCTCGCGCCCCTCGCGCGCGAACCGCGTTCATGTGACGGCCGGCCCCGCACGCCACGTCGAGAACAAGCGTCCCCCCCAGCGGAACGCGTCCCGCGAGGAGGTCGATCGCGCGCGCCGCCTCCTCGTCGTCCCGGTGCGCGTAGAGCCGGGCGTAGCGGGCGCCGAACGCCTTCCGGTACCAGGGCTCGTTCACGCGCTACTCCGATCGAAGAGACTCGGCGATCCAATCGAGGTACGCGGCGTTCCCCCCATCGATCGCGAGGGCGAGGATCTCCGGGACTTCGTAGGGATGGTTTTCCCGAACATGCGTCTCGACGCGGTCGAGGAGGTCTCGGCTCGTCTTGATCAGAAGGAGCGCCTCATCGTCCGCGTGCACTTCCCCGCGCCAGCGGTAGGTCGAGCGGATCGGCTCGATTCGGTTCACGCAGGCGGCAAGCCGCGAATCGACGAGAGAGCGCGCGAGCGCCTCGGCCGCGTCGCCGAGGGGCGCGGTGACGAGAACCAGCGCGAAGCGATCTCCTTCCCGCATTCTTCCTCCCGCCGTCAGGGCTCCCATCGGACCGTTCCCGTTCCCGGGACCACCTCCCCGATCGCGAGCGCCCCTTCCCCGGCCGT from Candidatus Eisenbacteria bacterium includes the following:
- a CDS encoding class I SAM-dependent methyltransferase; this encodes MNEPWYRKAFGARYARLYAHRDDEEAARAIDLLAGRVPLGGTLVLDVACGAGRHMNAVRARGARAWGADLSEALLADARRFGPVARADMRRLPFLASAFDGILNMFTSFGYFECPEDDERALGEIARVLRPGGWFLFDYLNAENVLSRLIPRGERTAAGERFRETRAYDPAARVLSKEIALLDERGAVRESWTERLRLYDPGAIDAMMMRAGFAVTERFGDYKGGAFGEKSPRLILLARAAVSPG
- a CDS encoding divalent-cation tolerance protein CutA; its protein translation is MREGDRFALVLVTAPLGDAAEALARSLVDSRLAACVNRIEPIRSTYRWRGEVHADDEALLLIKTSRDLLDRVETHVRENHPYEVPEILALAIDGGNAAYLDWIAESLRSE